One genomic segment of Flavobacteriaceae bacterium includes these proteins:
- a CDS encoding DUF2019 domain-containing protein, producing the protein MKIDSLENAIDIFKGASIEHGKASEEGNYKVGNKNYYKIVDAAKYLNENDAIHELLQLLNNENVSVQLWAATYLLENHENEAIKLLTSISKKNITHFSFNAQITLDEWKSGDLKLQY; encoded by the coding sequence ATGAAAATAGATAGTTTAGAAAATGCGATTGATATATTTAAAGGAGCATCCATTGAACATGGAAAAGCATCAGAAGAAGGTAATTATAAAGTTGGAAACAAGAATTATTATAAAATAGTAGATGCTGCAAAATACTTAAATGAGAATGACGCAATTCATGAATTATTACAACTTTTAAACAATGAGAACGTTAGTGTTCAATTGTGGGCTGCAACCTATTTGCTTGAAAATCATGAAAATGAAGCGATTAAGTTATTAACTTCTATCTCAAAGAAGAATATTACACATTTTTCTTTTAATGCACAAATAACTTTGGATGAATGGAAAAGTGGAGATTTGAAGTTACAGTATTAG
- a CDS encoding helix-turn-helix domain-containing protein, with protein sequence MNDIGTRIKILRKKHDFTQSQLAEKVGLTYVQIGRYEKRGAIPSSEVISKLATALNTTVDFLINGNENISENHLSNNKILNLFKKIETLNEKDKEMIITFLDAFITKKQIQQIVA encoded by the coding sequence ATGAATGATATTGGAACAAGAATAAAGATATTAAGGAAAAAACATGATTTTACACAATCTCAATTAGCAGAAAAAGTAGGTTTAACCTATGTTCAAATTGGACGATATGAAAAAAGAGGCGCAATTCCTTCTTCAGAAGTCATTAGTAAATTAGCTACAGCACTGAACACTACTGTAGATTTTCTTATTAACGGGAATGAAAATATATCAGAAAATCATTTATCTAATAATAAAATATTAAACCTATTTAAAAAAATAGAAACGCTAAATGAAAAAGACAAAGAAATGATTATTACTTTTCTAGATGCTTTTATTACAAAAAAACAAATACAACAAATTGTAGCTTAA
- a CDS encoding toprim domain-containing protein, which translates to MDIGTFKKELDILEIGKELGLKIEKNGACLCPFHKDKKPSLMFSREKQIVTCFSGNCSAGTMDVIDLVQKFYSWELPKTLEWLKPYANVVETPKTTPVKTSMNYEALFKKLQPKLKQSSNARTYLESRHLDYKLLEAAFNKGKDYNSLKHCVIFPLKNKDGNIVSLYGRSIASTGNYKHFYTKNRQGLYPKYPPATTKKLIITESIIDAATLQQHFTLPRDTAILTAYGTNGITPQHTEAVSQLEHLQEIILWLDGDDAGKKATEKYGKEFAKQYPKLQISKVPTLDGEDINSLLDSHTSEIVTQFFEKRIQVISTKQPQKDYTLNIETHKTIYQDEHLNIQVLGKLDTKNLGALRVTLVVKSKHNPNQIPVRNTLDLYHGDRIEKFVRTCAEKLETGTSFIRKALNTLTEGLENHRLQQVEIAQEQQDEKPTLRELTNQEKQAALLLLKDKNLTKILTQKLQNTGIVGEEKKALFLFTILLSHQMHHTLHAMVQGTSGSGKSHLIKKVADCMFNQQKIKRFTRVSEKSFYNYGSYDLQHCGIILEDYDGLAEEAQLAWRELQSNGQLSSSVSLKNEMTGEIKSGEKWVYGPIASLVATTKFRLYEDNQSRVFTIAIDESEAQTEKVLEYMASKASKGITEQQEQQAIREIQNLVSLLKPYAVQNNYRLHLPKTTQQRRRLTQMLHDFIEQITLLHQYNRQRISADTQEPQTLITELEDLELAVDLMFESIVLKTDELDGILRQFYENLKEYITKKAKKIGKSLSETDFIQREIRQEFRISKTQLFRYFTELQELEYITKTHTGSRNTFSYKIGYWDNIEKLRTEIRDYLYKQIQAFKKNT; encoded by the coding sequence ATGGACATTGGAACATTTAAAAAGGAGTTGGATATTTTAGAAATAGGAAAAGAACTAGGTTTAAAAATAGAAAAGAACGGTGCTTGTTTATGTCCGTTTCATAAAGATAAAAAACCGAGCTTGATGTTTTCCAGAGAAAAACAAATTGTTACTTGTTTTAGTGGAAACTGTTCTGCAGGAACGATGGACGTAATAGATTTGGTACAAAAGTTCTATTCTTGGGAATTGCCTAAAACCTTAGAATGGTTAAAGCCGTATGCAAATGTTGTGGAAACTCCCAAAACTACTCCAGTAAAAACAAGCATGAATTACGAAGCACTCTTTAAAAAACTACAACCGAAATTAAAACAAAGTAGCAACGCAAGAACTTATTTAGAGAGTCGTCATTTAGATTACAAACTTTTAGAAGCAGCTTTTAACAAAGGCAAAGATTACAACTCTTTAAAGCACTGTGTTATTTTTCCTCTAAAAAACAAAGATGGGAACATTGTAAGTCTATACGGAAGGTCGATAGCATCGACAGGTAATTACAAACATTTTTACACCAAAAACAGACAAGGTCTGTATCCAAAATATCCACCTGCAACAACAAAGAAATTAATCATTACAGAAAGTATTATTGATGCAGCGACCTTGCAACAGCATTTTACACTTCCAAGAGATACGGCAATTTTAACAGCGTACGGTACAAATGGCATCACACCACAACATACCGAGGCGGTAAGCCAATTAGAACATTTACAAGAAATTATCCTGTGGTTAGATGGCGATGATGCAGGTAAAAAAGCCACCGAGAAATATGGCAAAGAATTTGCTAAACAATATCCAAAATTACAGATTAGCAAAGTACCCACCTTAGATGGCGAGGATATTAATTCTTTATTGGACAGTCATACTTCAGAAATCGTTACCCAGTTTTTTGAAAAACGAATACAGGTAATATCTACAAAACAACCACAAAAAGACTACACTTTAAATATTGAAACTCATAAAACAATTTACCAAGACGAACATCTAAACATCCAAGTATTAGGCAAATTAGATACAAAAAATCTAGGCGCACTTCGAGTTACGTTAGTGGTAAAAAGCAAACACAATCCCAATCAGATACCCGTTAGAAATACTTTAGATTTATACCACGGCGACCGCATAGAAAAGTTTGTAAGAACCTGTGCAGAGAAACTAGAAACGGGTACAAGTTTTATAAGAAAGGCTTTAAATACCCTCACAGAGGGTTTAGAAAACCACCGATTACAGCAAGTTGAAATTGCCCAGGAACAACAAGATGAAAAACCAACGTTAAGAGAACTTACCAATCAAGAAAAACAAGCAGCTCTTTTACTTTTAAAGGATAAAAACCTAACAAAAATCCTCACTCAAAAATTACAAAATACAGGTATTGTGGGCGAAGAGAAAAAAGCCCTTTTTTTATTTACCATTTTATTGAGCCATCAAATGCATCATACTTTACACGCTATGGTTCAAGGAACTTCGGGAAGTGGCAAAAGTCATTTAATAAAAAAAGTGGCCGACTGTATGTTTAACCAACAAAAAATCAAACGCTTTACCAGAGTTAGTGAGAAAAGTTTTTATAATTATGGGAGTTACGACTTGCAACATTGTGGAATTATTTTAGAAGATTACGATGGACTGGCAGAAGAAGCGCAATTGGCATGGAGAGAATTGCAAAGCAATGGACAATTAAGTAGCAGTGTGAGTTTAAAAAACGAAATGACAGGCGAGATAAAAAGCGGAGAAAAATGGGTCTACGGTCCGATTGCTTCCTTAGTGGCTACTACAAAATTTAGATTGTATGAAGACAACCAAAGTAGAGTATTTACCATTGCCATTGATGAGAGCGAAGCACAAACAGAAAAGGTGTTGGAATATATGGCTTCAAAAGCATCCAAAGGCATCACAGAACAGCAGGAACAACAGGCTATACGTGAAATCCAAAACTTAGTGAGTTTATTAAAACCCTATGCTGTACAAAATAACTACCGATTGCATTTACCAAAAACCACCCAACAACGTAGAAGATTAACGCAAATGCTACATGATTTTATAGAGCAAATAACTTTACTACATCAATACAATCGGCAGAGAATCTCCGCAGATACACAAGAACCACAAACGCTAATCACAGAACTAGAAGATCTAGAACTGGCGGTAGATCTCATGTTTGAAAGCATTGTATTAAAAACCGATGAACTCGATGGAATCCTACGACAGTTCTATGAAAACTTAAAAGAATACATTACTAAAAAAGCCAAGAAAATAGGAAAGAGTTTATCTGAAACTGACTTTATACAAAGAGAAATCCGACAAGAATTTAGAATTAGTAAAACACAGCTCTTTCGTTATTTTACAGAATTACAGGAACTGGAATACATTACAAAAACCCATACAGGAAGCAGAAATACCTTTAGTTATAAAATAGGGTATTGGGATAATATAGAAAAATTACGAACAGAAATAAGAGATTATTTATACAAACAAATCCAAGCATTTAAGAAGAATACCTAA